Proteins encoded by one window of Yersinia massiliensis:
- the pagP gene encoding lipid IV(A) palmitoyltransferase PagP: protein MIHKYIISACFLSSLWWGHVSTALAEDINQSGKVPTEQKIEPHADSNSLWQRLVNNITLAWDSPEQELYIPLNTWHNRRTYDADKIASYNERPWGIGYGRYRYDENNNWHSVYAMAFMDSHNKVEPIIGYGYQKMWIPGRMDGWRFGVGFTASITARHEYHYIPIPLPLPLVSIEYNKFSLQTTYIPGTYNNGNVLFTWMRWQF, encoded by the coding sequence ATGATTCATAAGTATATTATCAGCGCCTGCTTTCTGAGTAGTTTGTGGTGGGGCCATGTTTCAACTGCGCTAGCAGAAGATATCAATCAATCAGGTAAAGTGCCAACAGAGCAGAAAATTGAGCCTCATGCGGACAGTAACAGCCTGTGGCAGCGTTTGGTCAACAATATCACCCTCGCCTGGGATTCACCGGAGCAAGAGCTGTATATCCCGCTGAATACGTGGCACAACCGTAGAACTTACGATGCGGATAAGATAGCGTCCTACAATGAAAGGCCATGGGGCATCGGTTATGGTAGATATCGTTATGATGAGAATAACAATTGGCACTCAGTGTATGCGATGGCGTTTATGGATTCACACAATAAAGTTGAACCCATTATAGGTTATGGTTACCAAAAAATGTGGATACCGGGGAGAATGGATGGTTGGCGATTTGGCGTAGGCTTTACAGCAAGTATTACCGCTCGTCACGAATATCATTACATCCCGATACCCTTGCCTTTACCGCTCGTATCCATTGAATATAATAAATTTTCACTACAAACCACCTATATTCCCGGCACTTATAACAATGGGAATGTATTGTTTACTTGGATGCGTTGGCAATTTTAA
- a CDS encoding DUF2627 domain-containing protein, producing MCGIFSKEVLSKDVSVEYRFSADPYLSASSSNDSSLSM from the coding sequence ATGTGTGGCATTTTCAGTAAAGAAGTTCTGAGTAAAGACGTTAGCGTTGAATACCGCTTCTCTGCCGATCCTTATCTTAGTGCCTCAAGCAGTAACGACTCTAGTTTGTCTATGTAA
- the cspE gene encoding transcription antiterminator/RNA stability regulator CspE — translation MAKIKGQVKWFNESKGFGFITPADGSKDVFVHFSAIQGNGFKTLAEGQNVEFEIQDGQKGPSAVNVTAI, via the coding sequence ATGGCAAAGATCAAAGGTCAAGTTAAGTGGTTCAACGAGTCTAAAGGTTTCGGTTTCATCACTCCAGCTGACGGCAGCAAAGATGTGTTCGTACACTTCTCTGCAATCCAAGGTAATGGCTTCAAAACCTTGGCTGAAGGCCAGAACGTAGAGTTCGAAATCCAAGACGGTCAGAAAGGTCCGTCTGCAGTAAACGTTACTGCAATCTAA
- the pgeF gene encoding peptidoglycan editing factor PgeF has translation MTDLSPQLSKIAAIRHGFGDKSSLLPDDLQPFQESQANKKQVHGTRIVDVTQPRQECGEADGLYTTQAGILLTVLTADCLPVIFSHRQGKGIAVVHAGWRGLLDGIILNMVERISRDDDPANWVAAIGPAARSCCYEVNEELVEQFVNQLPLAKNIITPRYRRLNLAAIAEHQLRGAGIQQVELIGGCTICTIVQDKDDASKVQFKYTSYRRTSQQQAIDPTHPSIKGRNQYSGLIILP, from the coding sequence ATGACCGACCTTTCACCACAATTGAGCAAAATTGCCGCTATCCGCCACGGTTTTGGTGACAAATCGTCTCTTTTACCTGACGATCTCCAGCCTTTTCAGGAATCGCAAGCCAATAAGAAGCAAGTACATGGCACCAGAATTGTCGATGTCACGCAGCCTCGGCAAGAATGTGGTGAAGCGGATGGCCTCTATACCACTCAAGCAGGAATATTGTTAACGGTGTTAACGGCGGATTGCCTTCCAGTCATTTTCAGTCATCGACAAGGCAAAGGTATTGCGGTTGTTCACGCGGGTTGGCGCGGATTGCTTGACGGCATTATCTTGAATATGGTGGAACGTATCTCACGCGATGACGATCCCGCTAATTGGGTTGCCGCTATTGGGCCAGCAGCAAGATCTTGCTGTTATGAAGTTAACGAAGAGTTAGTCGAGCAGTTTGTTAACCAATTGCCGTTAGCAAAAAACATTATTACCCCCCGCTATCGTCGCCTTAACTTAGCGGCTATTGCTGAACATCAATTACGCGGCGCAGGTATCCAGCAGGTGGAACTGATAGGCGGTTGTACTATATGTACCATCGTGCAGGATAAAGATGATGCGAGCAAAGTTCAGTTTAAGTACACCAGCTATCGTCGTACCAGCCAGCAACAGGCAATTGATCCTACGCACCCAAGCATTAAAGGCCGCAATCAGTATTCTGGCTTGATCATCCTGCCCTAA
- the ftsI gene encoding peptidoglycan glycosyltransferase FtsI codes for MISKPKNDSNNFIRWRFGLLCGCILLSFLGLTARVAWLQIIEPDHLVKEEDMRSVRVEETPNTRGMITDRNDHPLAVSVPVAAVWADPKTVIEKGGVVANERWHALAQALNLPLEQVNNRISLAPNARFIYLARQVEPNVADYVRRLKLPGIETKVESRRFYPTGDVAANLIGFTNIDDQGIEGVEKSFNSLLSGTAGSRVVRKDRFGRVIEDIASTDSQPGQNVQLSIDERLQAETSHALSNAVMFNKADSGSAVVIDVNTGEVLAMANYPTFNPNNRMAAPEENFRNRAISDIFEPGSTVKPMVVMTALQRHLVKSDTVLDTRPYILSGHQIKDVGYYPALSLTGVLQKSSDVGVSRLALAMPAAALTETYSLFGLGKPTELGLTGESSGLMPHRQRWSDLDRATFSFGYGLMVTPLQLARVYATIGSFGIYRPLSITKVDPPIVGRRVFPESEVRQVEHMMESVALPGGGGIKAAVRGYRVAIKTGTAKKIGPNGQYIDKYVAYTAGVAPASQPRFALVVVINNPQGGKYYGGAVSAPVFSDIMGQILRTMNVEPDAISIEAIRHS; via the coding sequence ATGATTTCTAAACCAAAAAATGACAGTAATAACTTTATTCGATGGCGTTTTGGTTTGCTGTGTGGCTGCATTTTATTGTCATTCTTGGGGCTGACCGCCCGGGTCGCCTGGCTGCAAATTATTGAGCCAGACCACTTGGTCAAGGAAGAGGATATGCGCTCCGTGCGCGTGGAAGAAACGCCTAATACACGTGGCATGATTACTGATCGTAATGACCACCCCTTGGCTGTCAGTGTCCCTGTCGCTGCTGTTTGGGCAGATCCCAAAACAGTGATAGAGAAGGGCGGTGTTGTTGCAAATGAGCGTTGGCATGCATTGGCACAAGCACTGAACCTTCCACTCGAACAGGTGAACAACCGCATATCGCTGGCCCCTAATGCGCGTTTTATCTATCTCGCCCGCCAAGTTGAACCTAATGTCGCTGACTATGTTCGACGCCTGAAATTACCCGGTATCGAAACGAAAGTGGAGTCACGGCGTTTTTACCCCACAGGAGATGTGGCTGCAAATCTAATCGGCTTTACCAATATCGATGATCAAGGCATCGAAGGGGTAGAGAAAAGTTTCAACTCGCTACTGAGTGGTACGGCAGGTAGTCGGGTGGTGCGAAAAGATCGTTTTGGTCGAGTGATTGAGGATATTGCTTCGACAGACAGCCAACCTGGGCAAAATGTCCAGCTCAGTATTGATGAACGGTTGCAGGCAGAAACCTCGCATGCATTATCCAATGCCGTCATGTTCAATAAAGCAGACTCTGGCTCCGCTGTGGTTATTGATGTCAACACGGGAGAGGTTTTGGCAATGGCGAACTACCCGACATTCAACCCCAATAATCGCATGGCAGCGCCGGAAGAGAATTTCCGCAACCGCGCCATTAGCGATATTTTTGAACCGGGTTCTACCGTCAAACCGATGGTCGTGATGACGGCATTACAACGGCATTTAGTTAAGTCGGATACTGTTTTGGATACTCGCCCCTATATTCTGAGCGGCCATCAAATCAAAGATGTGGGCTATTATCCGGCATTATCATTGACTGGCGTATTACAAAAATCGAGTGATGTGGGGGTTTCTCGTTTGGCGTTGGCCATGCCCGCTGCTGCATTAACGGAAACCTATAGCTTATTTGGTCTGGGGAAGCCAACAGAATTAGGATTAACAGGTGAAAGCAGTGGGTTGATGCCGCATCGACAGCGCTGGAGTGATCTTGACCGTGCGACGTTTTCCTTTGGCTATGGCTTGATGGTGACACCACTACAATTAGCGCGTGTGTATGCCACGATTGGCAGCTTTGGCATTTATCGGCCCTTGTCGATTACCAAAGTGGATCCCCCGATAGTTGGGCGGCGAGTTTTCCCGGAAAGTGAAGTGCGGCAGGTTGAGCATATGATGGAAAGTGTCGCATTGCCGGGTGGTGGCGGGATTAAAGCGGCGGTAAGAGGATACCGTGTTGCCATTAAGACAGGAACGGCAAAGAAGATTGGCCCAAATGGCCAATATATTGATAAGTATGTGGCGTACACCGCAGGCGTTGCACCGGCGAGTCAACCTCGCTTCGCGTTAGTCGTGGTCATTAATAATCCGCAAGGCGGAAAATACTATGGCGGTGCTGTTTCTGCGCCGGTTTTCAGCGATATTATGGGGCAAATTTTGCGTACGATGAATGTGGAGCCCGATGCGATTTCCATTGAGGCCATCCGACACAGCTAA
- the rlmA gene encoding 23S rRNA (guanine(745)-N(1))-methyltransferase translates to MSYQCPLCHQPLLKSSQQWRCSNNHQFDCAKEGYVNLMPVQHKGSKQPGDSPEMMQARRAFLDAGYYQPLQQRICRLLDSALPLDAAMLLDIGCGEGYYTAAVADQLNRQRKMSIFGLDVAKVAVRYGAKRYHQVNFCVASSHRLPFANHSLDAVLRIYAPCKAAELARTVKPGGIVVTVAPGPRHLYQLKALIYAQVQLHDDTEESLEGFELVSRETLAYEMVLSGKQGFNLLQMTPFAWRASAETGQELAASQTFTCETDFVIALHRRKAEASAAETHEPAVECLDAVECCDVVECHEK, encoded by the coding sequence ATGTCTTATCAGTGCCCCCTTTGCCATCAACCCTTGCTAAAAAGCTCGCAGCAGTGGCGTTGCAGCAATAATCATCAGTTTGATTGCGCCAAAGAGGGTTACGTTAATTTGATGCCAGTGCAGCATAAAGGCTCCAAACAACCGGGCGATAGCCCTGAGATGATGCAAGCACGGCGGGCGTTTCTGGATGCGGGCTATTATCAGCCTTTGCAGCAGCGAATTTGTAGATTGCTTGATTCGGCGTTACCGTTAGATGCCGCCATGTTGTTGGATATTGGTTGTGGGGAAGGTTATTACACGGCAGCAGTGGCTGATCAGCTAAACCGGCAGCGGAAAATGTCTATTTTTGGTTTAGATGTGGCAAAAGTCGCTGTTCGATATGGCGCTAAACGCTACCATCAGGTGAATTTCTGCGTAGCCTCCAGTCACAGATTACCCTTTGCCAATCATTCACTTGACGCCGTTTTACGTATTTATGCCCCTTGCAAAGCAGCCGAGCTAGCTCGCACGGTGAAACCCGGTGGGATTGTGGTCACGGTTGCGCCGGGGCCGCGTCACCTTTATCAATTAAAAGCGCTAATTTACGCACAAGTGCAACTTCATGATGACACGGAAGAATCTCTGGAAGGGTTTGAACTCGTAAGCCGTGAAACACTGGCCTATGAAATGGTACTCAGTGGCAAACAAGGTTTTAACTTATTGCAGATGACGCCCTTTGCTTGGCGCGCCAGCGCGGAAACTGGGCAAGAATTAGCCGCCTCTCAGACATTCACTTGCGAAACTGATTTTGTTATTGCTCTGCATCGCCGTAAAGCTGAAGCCTCCGCTGCTGAAACTCATGAACCTGCGGTTGAATGTCTCGATGCGGTTGAATGTTGCGATGTAGTTGAATGCCACGAAAAGTAA
- a CDS encoding PAS domain S-box protein, translating to MALHPASFDDHIFRLLIEAVDDYAIYIIDAQGHILTWNSGAERNTGYAAEEIIGQSFELFYTPEDLAGKLPSKGLQHANQFGHYETQGWRVRKNGKRFWGNLTLNALHDADNNLQGFVHVTRDLTDKWQRENALRKSEEQFRHLISEVEDYAIYMIDTHGRILTWNKGGERNEGYTSDEIIGEHFALLFTQEDISAGLPEKSLAKAIAEGNFQTEGWHVRKNGIRYWASVAINPMHDDNGKLLGFTKIVRDLTERRQREEALRISEERFRLMVDTVEDYAILMLDPWGRVNTWNHGAERNIGYASNEIIAQHFGCFFLPEDIAAGLPEKLLKTAASAGRMEREGWLVRKDMTRFWAVTIITVVHDNSGKLLGYAKIIRDMSERKQREDALRASEVARYEEREQLHRVLSSIQEGIISLDCEGRVVLMNPKAEEMTGRSQNESCGLPIEDVFILWSPLQDKNRLDAFNQCLNEGRHTLLPEGSQLLSSQGERQEIRCSASPIHDRDNQLTGAVVVFQDVTRARHEQRELQYQANHDMLTGLINRRRLEERLADSLSELSDNEQHILCYVDLDFFKDVNDTAGHEAGDMVLRMVAQTMQQAVRENDIVARLGGDEFAIVLFNCKNKPATDILEQVVTDISTIQFHWHGQSYTFTASLGAVILNRQSETAAQAMRQADIACYAAKHAGRNRLSFAL from the coding sequence ATGGCTCTGCATCCGGCATCATTTGACGATCACATTTTCCGGCTATTAATTGAAGCCGTTGATGACTATGCCATCTACATCATTGATGCCCAAGGGCATATCCTGACTTGGAACAGCGGTGCCGAACGCAACACCGGTTATGCTGCGGAAGAGATCATTGGCCAATCCTTCGAGCTATTTTATACACCAGAAGATTTGGCTGGAAAGCTGCCAAGCAAAGGGCTACAGCACGCCAATCAGTTTGGTCATTATGAAACTCAAGGCTGGCGAGTACGGAAAAATGGCAAACGCTTTTGGGGTAATCTCACCCTCAATGCTTTGCATGATGCTGACAACAATTTGCAAGGATTTGTTCATGTCACACGTGACCTGACCGATAAATGGCAGCGAGAAAATGCGCTACGCAAAAGTGAGGAACAGTTCCGCCATTTAATCAGCGAAGTCGAAGATTACGCCATCTATATGATTGATACCCATGGGCGTATTCTGACGTGGAACAAAGGCGGAGAGCGCAATGAGGGTTACACCAGCGATGAAATTATTGGTGAACACTTTGCCTTGTTATTCACCCAAGAGGATATCTCTGCTGGTCTTCCGGAAAAGTCCCTCGCCAAAGCGATTGCTGAAGGTAATTTCCAGACGGAAGGCTGGCATGTACGTAAAAATGGTATCCGCTATTGGGCCAGCGTGGCGATTAACCCGATGCATGATGACAACGGAAAGCTGTTGGGTTTTACCAAAATTGTCCGCGACCTGACGGAACGCCGCCAACGTGAAGAAGCTTTGCGCATCAGTGAAGAACGTTTTCGCCTGATGGTTGATACCGTGGAAGATTACGCTATTTTGATGCTTGACCCTTGGGGGCGGGTTAATACCTGGAACCATGGAGCAGAACGTAATATCGGTTATGCCAGTAATGAGATTATCGCTCAACACTTTGGCTGTTTCTTCTTGCCAGAAGATATCGCGGCGGGGCTGCCGGAAAAGTTACTGAAAACCGCGGCATCTGCTGGCCGCATGGAACGTGAAGGCTGGCTGGTGCGCAAAGATATGACCCGTTTTTGGGCGGTCACTATCATCACTGTGGTTCACGATAACAGTGGCAAACTACTGGGTTACGCCAAAATAATCCGCGATATGAGCGAACGTAAGCAACGCGAAGATGCGCTTCGGGCCAGTGAAGTGGCTCGCTATGAGGAACGCGAACAGCTTCATCGAGTGCTGTCATCTATTCAGGAAGGGATTATCTCTCTCGATTGTGAGGGCCGTGTTGTATTAATGAACCCCAAAGCTGAAGAGATGACGGGCCGTAGCCAGAATGAATCCTGTGGTCTGCCCATTGAAGACGTCTTTATTTTGTGGTCCCCGTTACAGGATAAAAACCGACTCGACGCCTTCAACCAGTGTTTGAATGAAGGGCGTCATACGCTATTACCAGAAGGTAGCCAGCTATTATCAAGCCAAGGCGAGCGCCAAGAAATTCGTTGTTCAGCCTCGCCCATTCACGATCGTGACAACCAACTCACCGGTGCCGTCGTGGTGTTCCAAGACGTGACTCGCGCACGCCATGAACAGCGTGAACTGCAGTATCAGGCGAATCATGACATGCTCACAGGCCTGATTAATCGGCGACGGTTAGAAGAACGGCTAGCAGATAGCCTTAGTGAATTGAGCGACAATGAGCAGCATATTCTCTGTTACGTGGATTTAGATTTCTTCAAGGATGTTAATGATACCGCCGGCCATGAAGCCGGCGATATGGTGCTGCGAATGGTGGCACAGACCATGCAACAAGCCGTCCGTGAAAATGATATTGTTGCTCGTCTAGGTGGGGATGAATTCGCAATCGTGCTATTTAATTGTAAAAATAAGCCCGCGACTGACATCCTCGAGCAGGTGGTTACCGATATTTCCACTATCCAATTCCATTGGCACGGTCAATCGTACACCTTCACGGCAAGTCTGGGGGCCGTCATCTTAAATCGCCAATCAGAAACCGCTGCACAAGCGATGCGTCAGGCAGATATTGCGTGTTATGCAGCCAAACACGCTGGACGTAACCGGTTATCCTTCGCTCTCTAG
- a CDS encoding TonB-dependent receptor gives MNQQISTTVHQKRLAPRILCVMIGAALGTLSASAWAATASDSTAENVKKTSATADAAKSDESKKTDTITVVGTQETFRAGGNDLIPTYLDGQVANGGRIGFLGQQDARNVPFNVIGYTSKLVEDQQARTLADVVRNDASVQNVRGYGNASQNFRIRGFNLDGDDISFGGLFGVLPRQVIDTSMVERVEVFKGPNVFVNGISPSGSGVGGMINLEPKRAGDTPLTRVSLDYTSASQVGGAVDVGRRFGDNDQFGVRVNALHREGETAIHDQKNRTTAVSTGLDYRGERARTSLDIGYQKQTVHGMRTDVAIGSATEIPEPPAATLNYGQQWVYTDMATTFGMLRSEYDVSQNWTVYGTIGASHNDETGQYGSPTLVGNSGAATISRLYVPYVSDSIAGLGGVRGHFETGPILHKVNIGYAANYRTAKSAWNMSAPVDTNIYNPGVIPFPPTTSGSINQDPTLNSQVRASSISASDTLSALDDKVQLMLGLRRQDLVIRNFNSGVPDSTNVQDAMKVTPVYGLLVKPWENVSLYANHIEALSPGRVAPWYTANAGNVTGIVHAKQDEVGVKFDNKRYGGTLALFEITRPAGSIDATTNMYTLGGEQRNRGVELNVFGEPVFGTRLLGSAVWLDPVLTEAQNSNNNGNYAVGVARYQLVFGGEYDIKAVEGLTATGTVTRSGSQYANQENTLKLKPWTRLDLGVRYTMPLKETNLIWRANVVNVTNERYWESVEDTGTYIYQGNPRELKLSVSMDF, from the coding sequence ATGAATCAACAAATTTCCACTACGGTGCATCAGAAACGACTGGCGCCTCGAATTCTATGCGTCATGATCGGTGCTGCACTTGGCACACTATCGGCATCTGCATGGGCTGCAACCGCATCTGACAGTACGGCCGAAAACGTTAAAAAAACCAGTGCCACAGCGGATGCGGCCAAGAGTGATGAGAGTAAAAAAACGGATACTATCACTGTCGTTGGAACGCAAGAGACATTCCGCGCGGGGGGTAACGATTTAATCCCAACCTATCTAGATGGTCAGGTTGCGAATGGTGGACGTATCGGTTTCCTTGGGCAGCAAGATGCCCGTAATGTGCCTTTCAATGTCATTGGCTACACCTCGAAACTGGTAGAAGACCAACAAGCTCGTACGCTGGCCGATGTCGTGCGAAATGACGCGTCTGTGCAGAACGTTCGTGGTTACGGTAACGCTTCGCAGAACTTCCGCATTCGCGGTTTTAACCTCGACGGCGATGATATTTCATTTGGTGGTCTGTTCGGCGTGCTGCCACGTCAGGTTATCGATACCAGCATGGTTGAGCGGGTTGAAGTGTTTAAAGGCCCGAACGTATTTGTTAATGGTATTTCACCGAGTGGTAGTGGTGTAGGTGGGATGATTAACCTAGAGCCAAAACGTGCTGGTGATACACCATTAACGCGCGTTAGCCTAGATTACACCTCGGCTTCACAAGTGGGTGGTGCCGTGGATGTTGGCCGCCGCTTTGGTGACAATGACCAGTTCGGTGTGCGCGTTAATGCCTTGCATCGTGAAGGTGAAACGGCCATTCATGACCAGAAAAATCGCACTACCGCTGTATCTACCGGCTTAGATTACCGTGGTGAACGTGCGCGTACTTCTTTAGATATCGGCTATCAAAAGCAGACCGTTCACGGCATGCGTACGGATGTTGCCATTGGTAGCGCGACTGAAATCCCAGAACCGCCAGCGGCGACCTTAAACTATGGTCAGCAGTGGGTTTATACCGATATGGCGACCACCTTCGGTATGTTGCGCAGCGAATATGATGTTAGCCAGAACTGGACGGTGTACGGCACCATCGGTGCTAGCCATAATGATGAAACAGGCCAATATGGCTCGCCAACATTGGTGGGCAATAGTGGGGCTGCCACCATTAGCCGCCTATACGTCCCGTACGTTTCAGATTCTATCGCCGGTTTAGGTGGCGTACGTGGTCATTTCGAAACGGGCCCGATATTGCATAAAGTGAATATTGGTTATGCCGCTAACTACCGCACAGCCAAATCAGCTTGGAACATGTCAGCGCCGGTGGATACCAATATTTATAATCCGGGTGTCATACCGTTCCCGCCAACCACGTCGGGTAGTATTAATCAGGACCCAACGCTTAACAGTCAAGTACGTGCGAGCAGTATTTCCGCCTCGGATACCTTATCGGCGCTAGATGATAAAGTGCAGTTGATGCTAGGCTTGCGTCGCCAAGATTTGGTTATCCGCAACTTTAACAGTGGCGTACCGGATAGTACTAACGTGCAAGATGCCATGAAAGTGACACCGGTATATGGCCTGTTGGTTAAGCCGTGGGAAAATGTGTCCCTGTATGCTAACCATATCGAAGCGTTATCACCGGGTCGCGTTGCACCGTGGTATACCGCCAATGCGGGTAATGTGACCGGTATTGTTCATGCCAAACAGGACGAAGTCGGTGTGAAGTTCGATAACAAACGCTATGGCGGTACGTTGGCGTTGTTTGAAATCACCCGACCTGCCGGTTCAATTGATGCGACAACCAATATGTACACCTTGGGTGGCGAGCAACGTAACCGTGGTGTCGAGTTGAACGTATTCGGTGAACCTGTGTTTGGTACTCGCTTGTTAGGGAGCGCCGTGTGGCTGGACCCAGTGCTGACTGAAGCGCAAAACAGCAATAACAACGGTAACTATGCGGTAGGTGTGGCTCGTTATCAGTTAGTGTTTGGCGGTGAGTACGATATCAAAGCGGTTGAAGGTTTAACCGCAACAGGGACGGTTACTCGTTCTGGTTCGCAGTATGCTAATCAAGAAAACACGTTAAAACTGAAACCATGGACCCGTTTGGATCTGGGCGTGCGTTACACTATGCCACTGAAAGAAACCAATCTTATCTGGCGTGCAAATGTGGTGAACGTGACCAACGAACGTTACTGGGAATCTGTGGAAGACACGGGTACTTACATATACCAAGGCAATCCACGTGAACTGAAACTGTCCGTCTCAATGGACTTCTGA
- the mntP gene encoding manganese efflux pump MntP yields MNLSATFILAFAMSMDAFAASIGKGASLHKPRFREAIRTGLIFGVIEAITPLIGWCIGLFASQYILEWDHWIAFSLLFILGSRMIFEGAKQKVEETEKMRSHSFGVLVMTAIATSLDAMAIGVGLAFLQVNIVHTAMAIGLATMIMATLGMLIGRYIGPLLGKRAEIIGGIVLIGIGFNILYEHIYGLA; encoded by the coding sequence ATGAATCTATCTGCCACATTTATTCTTGCTTTTGCGATGTCAATGGATGCTTTTGCGGCATCGATCGGCAAAGGCGCTAGTCTGCACAAACCCCGTTTTCGAGAAGCAATTCGTACCGGCTTAATCTTTGGCGTGATAGAAGCGATCACCCCACTTATCGGTTGGTGTATTGGCCTGTTCGCCAGTCAGTATATTCTGGAATGGGATCACTGGATTGCTTTCAGCTTGCTGTTTATTCTGGGCTCTCGCATGATTTTCGAAGGCGCGAAACAGAAAGTCGAAGAAACTGAAAAAATGCGCAGCCACAGTTTTGGGGTTTTGGTCATGACAGCCATTGCCACCAGCCTTGATGCCATGGCAATTGGCGTCGGATTAGCCTTCTTACAAGTCAATATTGTTCATACCGCGATGGCAATTGGCTTAGCCACGATGATCATGGCGACTCTCGGCATGCTGATTGGCCGTTATATCGGCCCTCTCTTGGGGAAACGTGCTGAAATTATTGGTGGTATCGTCTTGATTGGGATCGGCTTTAATATTTTGTATGAGCATATTTATGGTCTGGCCTGA
- a CDS encoding DUF986 family protein, giving the protein MSVTDVILVVFIALLLAYAIYDEFIMNMMKGKTRLQVHLKRKSRIDCAIFVGLIAILIYNNVMSNGAPLTTYLLVGLALIAVYISYIRWPKLLFKNTGFFYANTFIEYSRIKSMNLSEDGILVIQLEQRRLLIQVNQLDDLEKIYNFFLENQS; this is encoded by the coding sequence ATGTCGGTTACCGATGTCATTCTAGTTGTATTTATTGCCCTGCTGCTTGCTTATGCTATCTATGATGAATTCATCATGAATATGATGAAAGGTAAAACTCGGCTACAAGTCCACCTGAAACGTAAAAGCAGAATCGACTGCGCCATCTTTGTCGGGCTGATTGCTATCCTTATTTACAATAATGTCATGTCAAATGGCGCACCATTAACCACTTATTTGTTAGTGGGATTAGCCTTAATCGCCGTTTATATCTCTTATATCCGATGGCCTAAGCTATTGTTTAAAAATACGGGTTTCTTCTATGCTAATACTTTTATTGAATATAGCCGAATTAAAAGTATGAATTTGTCTGAAGATGGGATCTTAGTTATTCAATTAGAACAGCGCAGATTATTAATTCAAGTGAATCAATTAGATGATTTAGAAAAAATTTACAACTTTTTCCTTGAAAATCAATCATAA
- a CDS encoding PTS mannose transporter subunit IID yields MVDTTTVLDKAGVDKTTTGEKKLTPADIRGVFIRSNLFQGSWNFERMQALGFCFSMVPAIRRLYPENSEERKQAIKRHLEFFNTQPFVAAPILGVTLAMEEQKANGAEIDDAAINGIKVGLMGPLAGVGDPIFWGTVRPVFAALGAGIAMSGSLLGPLLFFVLFNIVRLLTRYYGVAYGYKKGVDIVSDMGGGVLQKLTEGASILGLFVMGALVNKWTHVNIPVVVSRVTNQAGETTVTTVQTILDQLMPGLVPLLLTFGCMWLLRRKVNALWIIMGFFAIGIFGYWIGFLAP; encoded by the coding sequence ATGGTTGATACCACAACTGTGCTTGATAAAGCCGGTGTTGATAAAACAACGACTGGTGAAAAGAAACTCACGCCCGCCGACATCCGCGGGGTGTTTATCCGCTCTAACCTCTTCCAAGGGTCATGGAACTTCGAACGTATGCAGGCGCTGGGCTTCTGCTTCTCAATGGTGCCAGCGATCCGTCGTCTGTATCCAGAGAACTCAGAAGAACGTAAGCAAGCCATCAAACGTCATCTGGAATTCTTCAATACCCAACCGTTTGTGGCTGCGCCGATTCTAGGTGTGACGCTGGCGATGGAAGAGCAGAAAGCTAACGGTGCTGAAATCGACGACGCTGCCATTAACGGCATCAAAGTTGGTCTGATGGGGCCATTGGCCGGTGTGGGTGACCCTATCTTCTGGGGAACCGTGCGTCCGGTGTTTGCTGCTCTCGGTGCAGGTATCGCCATGAGCGGTAGCTTACTGGGGCCGTTGCTGTTCTTCGTGCTGTTTAACATCGTACGTCTGTTAACCCGTTATTACGGTGTTGCTTACGGCTATAAAAAAGGTGTCGATATCGTTAGCGATATGGGCGGCGGTGTTCTGCAAAAACTGACGGAAGGGGCGTCTATCCTCGGCCTATTTGTTATGGGGGCCTTGGTTAACAAGTGGACGCACGTCAACATACCGGTGGTGGTGTCGCGAGTGACCAACCAAGCCGGTGAGACGACGGTCACCACAGTACAAACCATTCTGGACCAGTTGATGCCGGGCTTAGTCCCACTGCTGTTAACGTTTGGATGTATGTGGCTATTACGCCGTAAAGTTAACGCACTGTGGATCATCATGGGCTTCTTTGCCATCGGTATCTTCGGTTACTGGATTGGCTTCTTGGCACCATAA